The following coding sequences are from one Nicotiana tomentosiformis chromosome 3, ASM39032v3, whole genome shotgun sequence window:
- the LOC117279585 gene encoding uncharacterized protein: protein MEEQLKETPAQISIMDLLMSFDSHKDAMLKVLSGVSVPSNTTSEALVATIGKIIEANMITFRRDELPIEGASHNKSLHITVKYRKKLVSRVLVDGGSGVNNCPLFTLRDLGIHLREVKESHVRVTTFDGSQKDVIGGIYLALKIRNALDTHRRGCPIHLTPMHEFEWGCQEIMVHGEWGHSAYLEHAVLFIEGLDRVAFHVVEIMQTSKMEETEQNLGMQSLYRSKMAMREMMKYGYRSGTGQRANSDGITEPIEPKEQKGRAGININLLSPVKQKPRKFKLDLSLRIKEEVTKQIEANVARVTNYPKWLENIVPVPKKDEKIRICMEYRDLNKASPKDDFPLPNIHILIDNYTKHELQSFVALYVSIDYAPDISSQPTEVHLKKPMPTAKLTKWQILLMEFDIMYITQKAIKGQALADNLAENLVDGNDDPLTTYFPNEKVLFPREVITESYPRWRMFFNGASNFKGVRIGNEFADALATLSPMIQHPDKDYIDHIEVEIMDQHAYCFHVVEEPDGKPWYHDIEKILTTRDYQENATNGQRRALRKLANHIFLNGEVLYRRTPYLGLLRYVDAAESTRLLEGINTGTCGPHMNGFTLAKNILRDGCFWMAMESDSIHYIQKCHQCQIHGDFIRVPLNELNVMGLPCPFAAWIMDVIGHIEPTASNRHRFILVAIDYFTKLVEASTYKAVTKKVPQSQAADTGKPYT, encoded by the exons ATGGAGGAGCAGCTGAAGGAAACTCCAGCACAGATTTCAATCATGGACTTGTTAATGAGCTTTGATAGTCATAAGGATGCGATGTTgaaagtactaagtggggtaagtgtaCCAAGCAACACCACCAGTGAGGCGCTGGTtgcgacaattgggaaaataatcgaagcaaatatgatcactttcagaagagacGAACTTCCTATCGAAGGCGCAAGTCACAACAAATCTCTTCATATCACTGTCAAATATAGGAAAAAATTGGTGTCCCGAGTGCTGGTTGATGGAGGGTCAGGAGTAAACAATTGTCCACTCTTTACCTTACGCGATTTAGGAATTCATTtgagggaagtcaaggaaagccacGTGAGGGTGACAACCTTTGATGGCTCGCAAAAGGATGTTATTGGAGGAATTTATTTGGCCTTGAAGATCAG GAATGCCTTGGATACACATCGCAGGGGTTGTCCCATCCATCTTACACCAATGCATGAATTTGAGTGGGGATGTCAGGAGATCATGGTCCACGGAGAGTGGGGTCACTCTGCTTATTTGGAGCATGCTGTTCTATTCATTGAAGGGCTGGACAGAGTTGCTTTCCATGTAGTGGAAATCATGCAGACTTCCAAAATGGAAGAGACTGAACAAAACTTAGGAATGCAGTCGTTGTATAGATCTAAGATGGctatgagggagatgatgaaatatggatacagATCAGGAACAGGACAGAGAGCCAACTCGGACGGGATCACAGAGCCAATTGAACCTAAGGAGCAGAAAGGAAGGGCCGGCATAAATATCAACCTCCT GTCGCCGGTCAAGCAGAAACCCAGAAAATTCAAGCTTGATTTGAGTTTGAGAATTAAGGAGGAAGTGACCAAGCAGATAGAAGCGAATGTGGCaagggtcaccaattatcccaAATGGTTGGAAAATATTGTCCCAGTACCCAAGAAAGACGAAAAGATCAGGATATGCATGGAAtaccgagatctcaacaaagctagtccaaaggacGATTTCCCTCtaccaaatatccacatcctcatcgacaactACACGAAGCATGAACTGCAGTCGTTTGTG GCATTATATGTCAGCATAGACTACGCACCTGATATCTCGTCTCAACCCACTGAGGTACATCTCAAGAAGCCGATGCCTACCGCAAAGCTAACTAAATGGCAAATTCTCCTCATGGAATTTGACATTATGTACATAACTCAAAAGGCTATCAAGGGGCAAGCTTTAGCCGACAACCTCGCAGAGAATCTGGTGGATGGGAATGACGATCCACTCACTACGTATTTTCCCAATGAAAAAGTACTATTTCCTAGAGAAGTTATTACAGAGTCGTACCCGAGATGGAGAATGTTCTTCAATGGAGcatcaaacttcaaaggagtcagAATTGGG aacgagttcgcTGATGCCCTTGCAACTCTATCACCTATGATTCAACATCCAGACAAGGACTATATAGACCATATCGAGGTAGAGATCATGGATCAACATGCCTATTGCTTCCATGTAGTTGAAGAGCCAgatggtaaaccatggtatcaCGACATCGAGAAAATCCTTACAACCAGAGATTACCAGGAGaatgctactaatggtcaaaGGCGAGCCCTCAGGAAGTTGGCAAACCACATTTTCCTCAACGGGGAAGTCCTATATAGGAGGACCCCATATTTAGGTTTGTTGAGATATGTAGATGCTGCCGAGTCCACCAGGTTATTGGAAGGAATAAATACAGGAACGTgcggaccccacatgaatgggttcacattagccaagaaTATCTTGAGAGATGGATGCTTTTGGATGGCTATGGAAAGTGATAGTATCCACTATATACaaaagtgtcaccagtgccagattcaTGGGGATTTCATCAGGGTTCCGCTCAATGAGTTAAATGTGATGGGTTTACCCTGTCCGTTCGCTGCTTGGATCATGGACGTGATTGGACATATAGAGCCTACCGCATCAAATAGGCATCGCTTCATCTTGGTAGCTATTGACTACTTTACTAAATTGGTTGAAGCATCTACTTACAAGGCCGTCACAAAAAAG GTACCTCAGAGTCAGGCCGCTGATACGGGAAAACCCTACACATAG